A genomic window from Algoriphagus sp. Y33 includes:
- the sufD gene encoding Fe-S cluster assembly protein SufD, whose amino-acid sequence MSTLIKQDILVELLGNTGSDFEQVRAAGKEAFQAQGFPTNKSEEYKFTAITKKIEQSIQNFAPAGDFTVTAEQVKANLFEGYAGEVLVFANGHFQPALSSVIDGVEVTPLSEKADTPLGSIAKPEKDPFCALNQSSFGSGIFISIPKKAQIQKPILLLNFFKANTGQVIQPRIWIETGDFAEVTFINHSVNLSDTPYFVNKVVEVKGGLNTQIRYYKLQNEGKNAIEASTVETDIQKDGRFTSVTISLSGEMVRNNLSLNILGSNSEGNMYGLYLLNGKSHVDNHTNVDHTVPHAESNELYKGILADSSRGVFNGKIFVRQDAQKTNAFQQNNNILLSENAVVNTKPQLEIWADDVKCSHGCTTGQLDEEALFYLQARGIAKDQAKGLLLYAFAGEVLEHITDESFREYCTELVQGRLGSKF is encoded by the coding sequence GAAGAGTACAAGTTCACCGCAATCACCAAGAAAATCGAGCAAAGTATCCAGAACTTTGCCCCAGCAGGAGATTTTACAGTGACTGCTGAGCAGGTAAAGGCCAATTTATTTGAAGGTTATGCAGGTGAAGTGTTGGTATTTGCCAACGGGCATTTTCAGCCCGCACTTTCATCTGTCATAGATGGAGTGGAAGTAACTCCCCTTTCAGAAAAGGCTGATACCCCACTTGGGAGCATAGCAAAGCCCGAAAAAGACCCTTTCTGTGCTTTGAACCAAAGTTCTTTTGGAAGCGGAATTTTCATTTCCATACCTAAAAAGGCTCAAATTCAAAAGCCTATTCTTCTGTTGAATTTCTTTAAAGCCAACACCGGCCAAGTGATTCAACCAAGAATTTGGATTGAGACGGGAGACTTTGCAGAAGTGACCTTTATCAATCACAGCGTAAACCTTAGTGACACACCTTATTTCGTGAATAAAGTAGTAGAAGTAAAAGGTGGCTTGAATACTCAGATTCGCTATTACAAGCTGCAGAATGAAGGCAAAAATGCCATCGAAGCCAGTACTGTAGAAACTGACATTCAGAAAGACGGAAGATTTACTTCTGTGACTATTTCTTTGTCTGGCGAAATGGTAAGAAACAACTTGAGTCTAAACATCCTTGGAAGCAATTCTGAAGGAAATATGTATGGTCTGTACCTGCTCAACGGCAAGTCGCACGTGGATAATCATACCAACGTGGATCATACCGTGCCTCACGCTGAGTCCAATGAACTTTATAAAGGGATTCTTGCCGATAGTTCAAGGGGAGTTTTCAACGGAAAAATCTTTGTAAGACAAGACGCACAGAAAACCAACGCCTTCCAGCAAAACAATAATATCCTTCTCTCAGAAAATGCAGTGGTGAATACTAAACCGCAGCTCGAAATCTGGGCCGATGATGTGAAATGCTCTCACGGCTGTACTACTGGTCAGCTGGATGAGGAAGCATTATTTTACCTTCAGGCAAGAGGCATTGCAAAAGATCAGGCAAAGGGACTGCTGCTTTATGCTTTTGCCGGTGAAGTGCTGGAACACATTACTGATGAAAGCTTCCGTGAATACTGCACTGAATTGGTGCAAGGGCGCTTGGGGAGCAAATTCTAA
- a CDS encoding SufE family protein, with translation MSSIQEVQNEIVSEFEILGDDKESTIYYIMELGGSLKDFPDSERIEENTIKGCQSKVWLIAEEKDNRVHFQADSNTDITKGLISLLLRVLNYRSPEEIINAKLDFVERIGMGSIIGSQRSNGFASMIKQIKLYALAIQTKQNA, from the coding sequence ATGAGCAGTATTCAGGAAGTTCAGAATGAGATAGTTTCGGAATTTGAAATCCTTGGGGATGATAAGGAATCTACGATTTATTATATCATGGAGTTGGGAGGAAGCCTAAAGGATTTTCCTGACAGTGAAAGAATTGAAGAAAACACCATCAAAGGCTGTCAATCCAAAGTGTGGCTGATCGCTGAGGAAAAGGATAACAGAGTTCATTTTCAGGCTGATTCCAACACCGACATTACCAAAGGACTGATCTCACTTTTGCTGAGGGTATTGAACTATAGAAGCCCGGAAGAGATTATAAATGCAAAGCTTGATTTCGTAGAGAGAATCGGAATGGGCTCCATTATCGGCAGCCAGCGTTCAAATGGTTTTGCATCGATGATCAAACAAATCAAACTATACGCTTTGGCTATTCAAACCAAGCAAAATGCCTGA
- a CDS encoding cysteine desulfurase — protein MGIDIEKIRSLFPVLHQEVHGKPLIYFDNAATTQKPQVVLDALTNYYQKDNSNIHRGAHALADRATRYFEDTRSAIQHFINASEPAEVIFTKGTTEGINLVASTFGRKFVEKGDEIIISTLEHHSNIVPWQMLCEEKGAILKIIPINDAGEILFGQFEQLLSPRTKLVSIVHASNALGTINPVKQVIEAAHAVGAKVLLDGAQSSSHLKIDVQELDCDFFAFSAHKLYGPTGLGVLYGKREVFESMPPYQGGGEMIKEVTFEKTTYNDIPFKFEAGTPNIADVIAFKTAVEFINELGKEAIKAHEDELLAYANEQLMQIKGFIPVGTAKEKVSVISFNINGMHPYDVGMMLDANGIAVRTGHHCTQPLMKRFGLEGTVRASFSVYNTKSEIDKLVEGVSRIAKIKNK, from the coding sequence ATGGGAATTGATATCGAAAAAATCAGAAGCTTATTTCCGGTACTTCATCAGGAAGTACATGGTAAGCCATTGATTTATTTTGACAATGCCGCTACTACACAGAAGCCACAAGTCGTGCTTGATGCGCTGACGAATTACTATCAAAAAGATAATTCGAATATTCACAGAGGTGCCCATGCACTGGCAGATCGGGCTACCCGCTATTTCGAAGACACCCGTTCAGCCATTCAGCATTTTATCAATGCATCTGAGCCTGCTGAAGTGATATTCACCAAAGGAACTACAGAGGGAATCAATCTGGTGGCTTCCACTTTTGGGAGGAAATTTGTAGAAAAAGGTGATGAGATCATTATATCTACGCTGGAGCACCACTCCAATATTGTGCCTTGGCAAATGCTCTGTGAGGAAAAAGGTGCAATTCTAAAAATAATTCCGATTAATGATGCCGGAGAAATACTTTTCGGGCAATTTGAGCAATTGCTATCCCCGAGAACAAAGCTGGTCAGCATTGTCCATGCTTCCAATGCCCTTGGCACCATCAATCCCGTAAAGCAAGTAATTGAGGCAGCACATGCTGTTGGGGCAAAAGTACTGCTGGACGGTGCTCAAAGTTCAAGTCACTTGAAGATTGATGTGCAGGAATTGGATTGTGATTTCTTCGCCTTCTCAGCACACAAGCTTTATGGTCCCACAGGCCTTGGGGTATTGTATGGAAAAAGAGAAGTCTTCGAATCTATGCCTCCTTATCAGGGAGGTGGGGAAATGATCAAGGAAGTCACGTTTGAAAAGACAACCTATAACGACATCCCCTTCAAATTCGAAGCAGGAACACCCAATATTGCTGATGTAATCGCATTCAAAACTGCCGTGGAGTTTATCAACGAACTCGGGAAAGAGGCAATCAAAGCACATGAGGACGAATTGCTTGCCTATGCCAATGAGCAGCTGATGCAAATCAAAGGTTTCATTCCGGTCGGTACGGCAAAGGAAAAAGTCAGTGTGATTTCGTTCAACATCAACGGGATGCATCCCTACGATGTGGGAATGATGCTCGATGCCAATGGCATCGCTGTAAGAACGGGTCATCACTGCACTCAGCCCCTGATGAAAAGATTCGGCTTAGAGGGAACTGTAAGGGCTTCATTTTCGGTTTATAACACGAAATCGGAAATAGACAAATTGGTCGAAGGCGTAAGTCGAATCGCCAAAATAAAAAATAAATGA
- a CDS encoding BrxA/BrxB family bacilliredoxin yields MYPEELIAPMRAELSSVGFEEFRTAEQVATHLGPDHKGTTLVVVNSVCGCAAGAARPGVTYAVENAKVKPTTLATVFAGNDKEAVDKIRELCLPYPPSSPAMALFKDGELVHFIERHHIEGRNAKMIGDHLVEVFEHFCA; encoded by the coding sequence ATGTATCCAGAAGAATTGATCGCTCCGATGAGAGCGGAACTTTCAAGTGTAGGATTTGAAGAGTTCAGAACTGCTGAGCAAGTTGCAACCCATCTTGGCCCAGACCATAAAGGCACTACCCTAGTTGTAGTAAATTCAGTGTGCGGCTGTGCGGCAGGAGCTGCCCGTCCGGGAGTGACTTACGCAGTAGAAAATGCGAAAGTAAAACCAACTACTCTAGCTACTGTTTTTGCCGGCAATGATAAAGAAGCGGTGGATAAAATAAGAGAGCTCTGTCTTCCTTATCCTCCATCATCACCTGCTATGGCACTATTCAAGGACGGTGAGTTGGTCCATTTCATCGAGCGTCACCACATAGAAGGAAGAAATGCAAAAATGATCGGAGACCACTTGGTGGAAGTATTCGAGCATTTTTGCGCATAA
- a CDS encoding DUF59 domain-containing protein: MSTESKTEATLGQVENLKEKVIQAIKLVYDPEIPVDVYDLGLIYEITVYPVNNVYVLMTLTSPNCPSAEFIPSEIKDKIQQIQGINNVEIELTFDPPYSQDMMSEAAKLELGFL, translated from the coding sequence ATGTCAACAGAAAGTAAAACAGAAGCTACATTAGGACAAGTAGAAAACCTCAAGGAAAAGGTGATTCAAGCCATTAAACTGGTATATGATCCTGAGATTCCGGTAGATGTCTACGATCTTGGCTTGATCTATGAGATCACTGTCTATCCTGTAAACAACGTATATGTGTTAATGACGCTGACTTCACCAAATTGTCCGTCGGCAGAATTCATTCCCTCAGAGATTAAGGATAAAATCCAGCAGATCCAGGGGATAAATAATGTGGAAATCGAATTGACATTTGACCCGCCTTATTCTCAGGATATGATGTCTGAAGCAGCAAAACTTGAATTGGGCTTTCTCTAA